Below is a genomic region from Ursus arctos isolate Adak ecotype North America unplaced genomic scaffold, UrsArc2.0 scaffold_32, whole genome shotgun sequence.
GTCCGAGACCCCAGTACCAGTCCAGGCCGCCAGGACCGCACAGGGGTCTGCAGTGCAGTACCACAGATGACCACCAGATGCCGCCGTGGGTGGCGCTCGGGTCTGAGCCGCAGCCCTGCCAGCCGCGCCTCCaacgcccgcccgcccgcccgccgtgAGACCCTGCCCCCGGGGCGCCTAACAGTCCTGGGCCAGGGCTGCCTCCCAGCGGCTCAAAAACAGGCACACGCAACAACGAGCCCGCATGTGGGGTTCCCAGGCTGCAGACCCGTCTGGACTCCCCACTCTCGtcctggctccctgcttcacCTGTCCACGGAGCCTGTCCCCGCAGGCCAGACGCGACCCTCTCAGCACACAGCTCCCCTCCCTTCAGCAGGCTAGGCCTGGGCGAGCTGACCAGGGGGCTCCAGGGGCACCCCGAGTTCTGCCTGCAGATGCGTGTTCCCCCAGGGGCCGGGGGGACCGAGAGGCCAAGGTGCTGTCACTGCGCGCTCCCCCACTGCCCAGGGTCGGGGCAGGGTGTTGCCTACCGGCACTGCGTGCACACCCCCAGGGCTTAGTACACAGACTGCAGCGCACGTACGCACGGGCGCACCATCACGCCCGGCTTCACGCACACGCAGCGCAAGGCGGGGAGGGGGCGAAGGGCTGGGTCAGCGCCCACCTACACTGCGTCACCTAGCCCCGCCCACAGGGCTGCGGGGGGCTGCGGGGGGCTGCTGGCGCTGCAGAACCCTGCCCCACCGTCCAGCAGCTGCGAGGTCCACACCTGGCGCGTGAGAAGCCGTGTGGACACTGCGGGCACCGCGCGGGGATGGCGACATTCTCACCAGCTAGCCTGGCCGACCACctgtgtgtggggaggagggacggGGTTCCCgccggggcagggctggggagcgtgttgtcttcctgcctccccctggGGAGCCTAACTCACCTTGCTGACAGGTGGGCCCCAGGTAGCCGTCCACGCAGTGGCACCGCCCACTGGCGGGGTCacaggcagccccagccccacagctGCAGCGCAGGGCACAGCCCGGCCCGAAAAAGCCCGGGGTGCAGTCTGCAGGAAGAAGGCCGTGGGAGACACGGGCCTGAGGGCCGTTCCTGCCTGCTCTGCCCCGGGCGCCCCAGGCCCTCTGGGTAGGgatccctccctcttcctgccctgcGCGGGCCTCCCATGTGGGAAAGCTCCAGGCGCTGGGCACCTGCCCGGCCCCGGGGCTGACCTAGGGGGCCTGGCAGTCAGGGATGCTCCTCCCCAGGTCAAGACAAACACACGAGGTCATGTGTGCGGCGGCAGGGGACAGCCCCTCCTATGTCCGAGCAGGCTGGCAGACCGGGAAGGTCTCCTTCCCACCTCACAGGGCCCCGTTCTGGCCAGAGAGCAGGGGAGGCCCTGACATTCCTGAGcaggagccccatgctgggcgcCCGCCTGCAGAGGGGTGGGACCGGCACAGGGGGGCACGGAGCACAGGCCAGGGGAGAGCACAGCTGAGGCTCCCCCTACACAAGCAATCCTTGCCACCAGCGGAAACCCATGCCCGTGCTCCGCTGAGCGCGACCCCAGACTCACCGAGGTCACAAGCGGCCCCTGTGCGCCCCGGGGGACACAGGCACTGGCCGGTGATGGGGTCGCAAGGTGCCCCTGCCTCGCAGTCACAGCGCTGGCGGCAGCCCTCTCCAAACGAGCCTGGTTCACACCCTGGTGGGGGGCAGTGGACTCAGTGTCCTGTCCTGTCCCCTACCAGACAGGATAGGGCCAAGGGAGCACATGGGAACACGGAGCACTCACCCCTCTCACAGAGTTGGCCGGAGAAGCCGGAGGGGCAGACACACTGGCCGCTGACGGGGTGGCAGGGGGCCCCATGCCGACACTCACACGCTGCCTGGCAGCCAGCCCCGTGGAAGCCGGGGGGACAGGCTGAAAGACACCCCAGTTAGAGCCCCTACCTCAGTCCTGGTTCAGAGGCTCGTGctccccctttctcccacccAGGCCTGGCCCCCCATCACGGCTGGGGCTTAGGTGAGAGGTCAACCTGCTCGCATGGGACCCTGGGCGGAGGCCTCCAGCCTTGACGTCCCAAAGTGAATGGGGCCAGGCCTTATCTCACCGGCCACCAcggggagggacagggacagtGGCCATCGCCATGGAAGCCCACGTTGGTCCCGACCTCCCACGCGGGAGGAGCAGCCACCGGGGCTGGGGTCCCCACCCCAGGACTCACAGTGCTGGCAGGCCTGGCCGTAGAAGCCGGGGCCACAGTGGCAGGCGCCCGTGGTGGGCTCACAAGTGCCATTGTTTTGGCAAGAGCACTCCAGACGGCAGGAAGCACCATAGTAACCAGGAGGGCaggctggggacagagccagCAGGTCAGCCTCCTGCCGCAGAAGAGCAGGGGGCCCGAGGGACGGCCCCCGGCACGAGCCTGATTCGCGCGACCTCGGGGGACCTTGTCCAGCCCCACGGCAGCCCCACACAGAGGATCCTGAGCCCTGTGCTCTCCTGGGGGGTCCAGACCAGTCCCCTCCCCGATCAGGGCGTGGCCCGCGCACTGACCCAGCTCACAGTGCGGCCCTGTCCAGCCCAGGCCGCAGGAGCAGCTGCCATTGGCCGCATGGCACAGGCCCCCGTTCCTGCAGGAGCACACGCGCTCACAGCTCACTCCAAACCGGTTCTGAGGGCAGCCTGGGGGCAGAAGTCAGACACTGCTCAGTGCTCCGGCTCAGGGCTGGACACGCTCTGGGGACACGTCCCCACATCTGgccttcattcaacaaacacttcctGGGGCCAGTCTCTGCCCCGAGGCGCCCACGTGCCAGGGAGTTGACACCAGCCGCATCCTGCCCATTCATCCATCCTCTCCGCAAACACCAGGCCTGGCTGAGTGccgaggaggggcagggagtgcTTGCCCAGCTGGAGGGAGCTGGttagggaagacttcctggaggtggTGGCCCTCTGCACAGGCACATCCTCCAGGCTGAGGCGGCCGGGCTGCCAGACTCTCCAGATGGTCCCTGATCATAATCTGATTGACCCATGACTGCTGTAGTCCCTGGAGGCCTGGACACAGCCTAGCTGCAGCCAGGTCACAGTGCTTAGGACTCTGCTACCACAAGCTCAGAACTGGGGGGCTTGTGGGGGGGAGGTCACTGACCCCTTGATGAGGACCAAAGGCTGGCAGAGTGCTCTGACCTACCAGGGTGTGGGAGCCAGGCCAAGGGGCCATAGCTGTGGCCACGGGGACCAGGAGTGCCATCACGGGTGGCAGCCCCAGGACGGCTCCTGGGGTCACCCCCTTTCCCCACCATGCCCTGTACTCCAGGACTCCCTCCACCTGGGGTCCCCGGCCTCCGGGCCCAGCAGAAAGGGCCAGCAGGACCCTGTGCCACAGGGACTTGAGCCAGGGAGCTGGCTCTGTCATCAGACAAAACAGCCACTAGGCCCTCCTGCTGGGAGGCTCTGAGCTGGGACCTGTTCAGCGCCCCACCAGCCACTCGACGGGGTCAGTGGAGGCTGCTGGTGTGAATGCGCCACCCGGCTCTCGGGCCTGGTTCTCCCCTGGGGGACCCGTGGCTTCTCCccatcgccccccacccccccatcccatAGGCTGATGCAGTGGCATCCATGAAATgtggaaggggcaggcagagcggGCGCTCACCGTGCTCACAGTGGACGCCAGTCCTCCCAGGGGGGCAGGTGCAGCTGCCAGTCACGGGGTCACAGGCTGCTCCCTGCCCACACCTGCACACGTGGGCACAGCCGGGGCCGAAGCGGCCCTGTGGACAGGCTGCCGGGAGGAAGCAGGACGGTGGCCACTCCTGCCGGCTCCCCTTTCCTCTGCCATGTCAGTCCGGAGACAGGATGGGCTGTGGAGACCTCCCGTGCCCCTGCCCGCCCTGGCATCTCCCCTCCACCCGCAGTTCTGCTGGGGGCCAGGCCAGCTCTGCAGGGACAGGGACTCCCtgctacccccaccccactgcccccaGCCGATCCAGGCTCCCAGACCGGCAGGAAGTTCCCCATGACTCAGAGACAGGCGCTCTCCTGGGCGGGATGCCTAGCGGGCCTCCGTCTGCACAGAGGTGCACAAGTGCCTGCTGGACGTGGCCAGGGCAGGGGatcgggggagggggaggggacagagctggcTGGCAGGGACACTGGGGTCACACGGACATCCCCACCTTAGCCCAGCCCGGGGTCAGGCCCAGCAGGAGAATCAGGAAGCTAGACGGTCAGGGGGCTGTCCTCCCACAGGCTGGCTGGGGGGCCCTGcccactgaggcccagggagcagccaccctgtccctcccccattcaCCCAGACCTCCCCCCAGCCACTCACGCAGGCTGCAGTCGGcccccaggaaccccgcagggcagaggcaggcccCGGTGGCTGCATCACAGGAGCCTCCGTGGAGACACCCACACTGCTGCTCACAGCCAGGCCCAAACCGCCCGGGGGGGCACCctgcagggacaggggcaggtgCCAGAGGTCAGGGGCCAGGCCTTGCCCCCCTGGcgtcccacccccagccctgggatgAGCAGCGCCTCCTGAGAACAGCCTAGCAGGCCTGGTTCTCGCCGGGACACGCCGGGACAATGGCACTTATGCCCACAGCTCTCCCCAAAGGTGCCGGGTGGGCAGGCTGGGGTGTGGGCGGGAGAGGTCAGTCCTGGCCCAGCTCGGGAACAACCCCCCCATGTGGCCGCCTCTGGGGGTGGAGGTTTCGGGTGCAACTCGGGGTCCGTATAGCCTCAGCCACCAGCTGCTCTGCCCCCTGAGTGGGGTCACCTACCCTGCTCACAGCCGGGACCCGTGGAGCCTGGTGGGCAGTGACACGCCCCGGTGACGTGGTGGCAGGGGGCGCTGGGCGGGCACAGGCAGCGCTGGGCACAGGCCTTTCCAAACCAGCCATGCGGGCAGGCTGCAGGAAgtcagggctgggggtggtggggggctcTGGGGCCAGTGCAGCCCGGAGGGATCACTGTGCAAACACCCCCTCCACCCTAGCAGCTGGCCCCGTGGGTGCTGGCGGAGCCGAGGGGCTCACCGTTCTCACACCGTGAGCCTCTCCATCccggggggcagaggcaggccccCGTCACGTGGTGGCAGTTGGCCCCCCGCCGGCAGGAACAGCGTTCTTCACAGCGTGCCCCAAACGTGCCCTCAGCACAGGCTGCGCCGGGCGAAATAAGGCAGAGGGCTGAGTCCTGCTCCAGGGGTGTGAGCAGGGCCAAACACCCCCCACCCATCCCACAGGGGACCCCTGGGAGCTCGCacagcagcccctgcccccacctgccaaGGGACCACCTCACGAGGCCCTCCACCCTGAAGCAAGGCTGAGGCCGCCCCTTGAGGGGACCAGCGGGGCCCCCTGGACTCCCCCCACAACCCCAGCCCCCAATCCGACCCACTCACGGCTCTGACACTTGTCCCCAGTCCAGCCGGCTGGGCAGAGACAGTGGCCCGAGGGCCGGTCACAGACACCGCCATTGAGACATCCGCAACTGTGCTCACAGCCGGCTCCAAAGCGCCCCAGGAGGCACTCTGCAGGGCACAGTACCCCAGGAGTGCCCCACATCCCGAGGGCCCAGgagacccccaccccacccatgctTCCTGCACCCAGAGCCTCGGGCCCCTGTCCTTGAGAAGGTCACACCGCAGACCTACTGGCAGAAAGTCATCTCTGCCCACAGAGAGTGGGGGGCACGCCAGCATACTTTGGGGCACCCACCCTGGCTCCCGGGTCCCTCCACCTCCTCTGTCTGACCCAGGCTCACCCTCCTCGCAGGCcaggccagcccagccctccGGGCACGTGCAGTGGCCTGAGACGGGGTCACAGGTGCCCCCGTGCTGACAGAGGCAGGCATGCTGACAGTTCTCGCCGTACGAGCCCGTGGGGCAGGCTgcgggaggaggggagcagcTCGCAGCAGCCCAGCCCAGCGGGCCCGACGCCTCTCCCCCATTGAGAGCCAGCCTGGTGGTTGTGCACCTTCCAGTCCCCCCCAAAACCCAACACCAGACTTGGTGGGGAGGACTTCTCCCAGGCCTGTCTCTAAGACAACCCGCCCCAGGCCACCCCGGGCCCACCAACCCAGCCCTGCAGAGCCCGgcacctccctgccctcccccagggccAGGTGCCAGTGGGGGCATGacaggcccccagcccccctgcccaCCGCTCCTGCTGAGACTCCTGTCCACCAGTATCCCACGCCCACGTGACCCCGTGTGGCCCATGGAGGGGCTGACACAATCCCTGGTCCCAgactcctggggtggggggtggcttaCGTTCCAGGCAGGTGGGGCCCATCCAGCCAGGGCCGCAGCGGCACTGTCCGTGGACAGGGTCACAGGAGCCCCCGTTGAAGCAGGAGCAGGTCTGGCTACAGTTGTGTCCgtaggtgggggcagggcaggctgcaggagggaggggaccatCAGGGTCTGGAGGGGCTGCAGCACGTCTGGGGCAGCTGGGcaaccttcccttccctctggcctGGGCGGGCAAACAGCGTTTCCAGAGTGGCCGCCTGGCAGCTTCAGACACCCGGGAGGAGGCCCCCAGAGGGGGGCCTGGCACAGAGGCCCCGGCCCCTCTCCTGCAGCCCCCAGGGCCGCCTGGGCCTCACGCACCCTGCGAACAGCGGGGGCCCCGGCGGCcagcagggcagaggcaggagccgCTCACAGAGTCACAGGGGGCCCCGGCGGCACAGTCACAGACACCGCGACAGTCCAGGCCGAAGAAGCCCGCCGGGCAGGCTGCAGAGAGCGGGTGGTGATGGGACACGGCCAGGGTGGCAGGGTCCACCCGCCAGCCCCGGCACGCCCCAGCTCACCGCGTTCACAGAAGGCTCCCCTCCAGCCGGCCGGGCAGGTGCACGCCCCGCTGACATGGTCGCAGGCTGCCCCATGCTCACACTGGCACTGCCGCCCACAGCCCGGCCCAAAGTGGCCCTGGGGACACCCTGAGACACGCAGCCCCGGCCCACTGTCAGCAGGAGCGGGGGAGACCGACCGAGACCCACCTGCACCTCTGGCATCCCAGgcggagcggggggtgggggggaccgtGGGGCACTCCCCGCTTCCCTGCCCCGCTAAGGACTGAGTCAGCCCCCGGGGGAGGTAGGAACCCAAAGGCATCACCTCTGGATCTGCCCCAGCCTGGGGGGGTGGGAGACACGGAAGGTCATGGCCCTTggtcctcccctcctccaggtgCCAGGTGgctgctccctgctctccctgcctgctgctccaggGGCACCCTACAGACCCAGGCAgtctgggggggggtggggggacgccTAGGCCTGGCAGGACAGGGGCAGCTGGGGAAACTCAGGGGAGGAGACCATCCACCTGTCCCCGGACAGAAGGACAGGACTAGAGCCCCCAGtacttgcgtgtgtgtgtgtgcgtgcacgggCATGGGAGCGTGGCTGTGGGCGCCGGGACTCACGCTGTTCGCACCGCGGGCCTGTGTAGccagcctcacacacacacaggccactGACTGCGTCGCAACTCCCATGGCCTGGGCTGCAGGTACAGCGCCGGCTGCAGTCGGGTCCCCAGTGCCCGTCGTCACAGGCTGCAACACGGCCCGGGTCAGCCTGCACAGGCCCGGCCAGGCACGGGGCCTCCTGCTGGCCCCAgcgcccccaccccaagccctggGCCCCAGGCCACCCACCTCTCTGGCAGCTGAGGCCGGTCCACCCAGGGGCACAGCTGCAGTGTCCGGTTGCTGGGTGGCAGTGCCCGTCGTTGGCACAGGGGCACCTCAGCTGGCAGCCAGGCCCAAACCAGCCTGCCGGGCACGCTGCAGGATGGGGCAGGGTCAGCCCGTGGGCTGGCTGGGGCGCAGGCCAGGGGCTGACCGTACTCAGGTTGGGGGACCCCGCACTCACAGTCCTGGCAGCGGCTGCCCGTGTAACCGGGGGGGCACAGGCAGGCTCCGGTCCCAGGCTCACAGGCGGCACCATGATCACACGCAGGGCAGATCTCCTGGCAGCCAAGCCCCCAGCGGCCCTCGGGACAAtctagacaccccccccccaggcagtCAGTCTTCCCCGGGGCCTTGCTGGCCCTGTCTGACATGGCACTGACCCCGCATCACGGCTCAGGGGAGAGGAAACAACAGGTCATGAGAACCCCCAATCCCTCCCCCCAGCAGAGCACCACCTCCAGAAGAGGAGCCTCTGTCCCAGGACAGGCGGTGGGCAGACAGCCCAGGGAGCCCCCAGACCCAAGGGTGGTACGGTGTGGGCTCTCAGCTGTTAAGGACAGGCCCGGGGTCTGCAGGTTGCAGGACCCCCAAACACGGTCCAGGGCTAGGACAACCCAGAGTTGTATAGCACAGGGCGGGGAGGGTATAGCAGGCCACCACTGCCACTCACCTGCCCCACAGTCGTCCCCAGTCCTCCCTGGAGGGCACAGGCACTGCCCCGTGACCCGGTCACAGGGTGCTCCCCCACAGAAGCAGGAACCTGAGCAGTTCACACCGAACGTCCCCCCTGCGCACTCTGCAGGAAGGAACAAGATGGGTGGagctgccctcctgccccagcacAGCTGCTGGGCACAGACAAGTCCCCTGGCGACCATGGGGGTCACAGGAGCAGGCAGAGCACTGAGCACACCTGCAGGGAGGGGCCTGCTCGGGCTGACCGTGCAAAGGGGAAAGGGGGTGCAGGACGGACTCTGTGAgtaccctgcagctccccctccccacccagccaggAAGCCCAGGACAAATCTGGCCCCTCAGTCTCAGAATCCCAAAGAGCATGGGATGGGGCGAGGTGGGGGTCTGCATACACCACTTTACCCCAGCTGCGACCCTCTCCCAGCAGAATGGGGGCTGCCACGGGAGCCAGGCACGTTAAGAGGATGTGGAGGACCCTGAGTCCTGggtccccctcctcctctgcccagcAGAGGGTCAGCAAGACCCCGGGGAAGAGCAGAGACCAAGGAGAGAGACCCTCCTGAGAAGGACTGGCCCAGGTGCTCTGTGCCGGAGCAGGACTGCAGCGAAGCACGTGGGTGTCAGGAGCCCAGAGCCTCCCTGTGGGGACAGGCAGAGCCCCCAGCGCTGGAAGCCCCTGACCAGCCTGGGCACggcctcccccacaccccaagTGCCCCAGCAGGCAGGCCGGCCGTAACCCTGGGCAGTCTTGCAGCTGCTCCCCGAGGACTGCAAGGAAAGCTCCCGCAGGCCCAGGAAGGCGGGCGCAGTCCTGGAGGGAGCAGCTGTGATCAGAGCTCACAGGATCAAAGCAGccctgggggagtggggagaacaGGCGGATCCCGGGAAAGAGTGTCAGCAGCATGGGTGGAGTCCCagccctggggcctttgcagcCAGGAAGGTGAGGGAGCTCAGGGAGCTTGGGGACTGAGGACACAGCCCGGTGAACCACGTCCCGGGGGCCCATCGCCTGCGGGCACCCGCCCACCTCCCAGCAGGCGCAGGCACGTCCGCAGGACTGGAGACGCGCACACACAGGCTTCCGCACTGCGGGAACCAGGGAATGGGAGGCCCCACGGCAGCACTGAAGCCATCCTGTGGGCCTCGGGGAGCCAGGCAGACAGGCATTTGGGGTAGTAAATCTTTCCAGACCCAACAACAGTGGGGAGCCCGTCATTCCTATAACCTCTGTGTGGCATTTCCTGCGGTGCACCCTTAGGGCACAGGAGCCGgtcagagaaaaggggaaaacgaGAAGGCAAAGCGGCGGGGAAGGGCGGCGGGGAGCCCTCCGCTAACAAGCCACCGCAGACGTTGGAGGGTGGCGGGCGGCATGGACGCTTCTCCGGAGAGAGCTCCCGGCCACTGCGGCAAGCCAATGCAGGTGTGTGGGCGTGCTCGTGAGCACCAGCGCTCGGCTGAGTGTCCGCAGGGGCACAGGGGAAGCCGAGAGAAGTCAGGGGTCCGGGTGGGGAGCTCGTAGGGACAGGAGAACAGCAGCTAAAGGGCACCAGACACCACGGAGACCCTTGGGGTGCACACCAAGCTGGGGGGGGTGGTCCTGGCTGGGTTCCCagcaccccacacacacccttcctggaCCCCTGGGACCCAAGAGCCCTGCACGGGGTCACCACTCTGAAGGGATGTGGCCTGGCTGCAGAGGGAGATGCTGACCCTTCAGCTCAGGCTGGGTCCCCAGGGCCCCCTCCCTGTTCCCCAGAGGGGACAGGCCATGGCTAGGGGGAGGTGGAGCCAGCCAGCCCCCGAGGCATGCTCACACCAGTCACCCTGCAGGCCCGGTGGTCCCCATGTCCCTAGGGCCGACAGGTGCAGATGGCTGTGCTGTCTGTGCCACGGGTGGTCCCCAGCTGCCCACACCCTGTGAGTGGGGTCAGGGCTGCCCCCGGACTCAGGCTGTCTGTGGTGTGTCAACACGGGCCCGGGCCTCCAGCCGGGCCCACCGCTCTGCCCCCATTCCCTCCAGCCCCGCGCCATGCCGCACCTCCAGCCCAAGGCTGCGCGCCGAGCAGCTGCCCAGGTCCTGCAGACTCAGAGCCAGCAGGACGGAGTGCCAGCCCCCcgaatcccagcaccctgagcaTGCTGTAGCTAacaaggggggggggaacaacGTTGTAGGACGTGACCCCTTCCCTGGGCCAGGCCCCGGGCACACAGACTCACTCCTGCCCTAGCAGCCCTGACCAGGACACGGGGACAGGCAGACCAGTGCAGGGTCACCACTGCGCGACCAGGGTAGGCCAGGCTGCATGGCCAACTCAGCCCCTGGAGCTGTACAGCACTTCAGGGGTCCGGTGCCCAGCGTGGGCCAGAGGACCCACACCCCACCCGACCCTGGGCATCGCTGGGGCCAGCCACTGACCTTGGTCACAGTCCTTCCCCTGGTAGCCGGCAGGACACGGCTTCCCACACTGGCCGCTGACGGGGTCACAGGCTATGCCCTGAGGGCAGGAACACGCCTGTAGGCATCCGGGCCCAAAGAAGCCTGGCACACACTCTGCAGGGGgcgagaagagagagaagagaggggccTGCAGGGTCAGCCAGCCTGGGGCCCTCCCCGACTCCCCGACTCCCCGCACCCCTGCACTCACCGTCCTGACACCGCTCGCCCCGGAAGCCCGCCTTGCAGGAGCAGCTGCCATCCCTCCGGTCACAGGCCAGCGTGTTCCGCTGCTCGCACTGGCACTCCTCCGAGCAGCCGGGCCCGAAGACCCACGGCGGACAGGCTGCACCCACAGAACCAAGAGGGGGGCCTGCCTACCGCGTGCACCAGCCCCTCCCGGGTCCCAGGGTCTCCAGCCCCCCAGGAGCCGCGCAGAGAGGCACGGCCTGCCCCAGCCACTGGGACCACTGTGcctatttcatagatgagaaacgGTCTCAGCGAAGTCCAGGCATTGGCCCCGGGTCACGCCACCTCCCAGCCAGGAGACTCTTGGAATCCCAAtctccccctttatttttttatttattttttttttttaagattttatttatttattcgacagagatagagacagccagcgagagagggaacacaagcagggggagtgggaaaggaagaagcaggctcatagcggaagagcctaatgtggggctcgatcccagaacgccgggatcacgccctgagccgaaggcagacgcttaaccgctgtgccacccaggcgcccctcaacctcCCCCTTTAAATAATCCTTCCGGCAAAGTACCGTATGGAGCTCCCAGATGAAGTCTGCTCATCATCCCCCACCTGTTCCCCACCAGCCCGCCAGCGAGGGGTGACCCCACTGGGGACTCAGGACTCACCCTTGCTGCCAGGAAACTCCAAAAGCCAAGGTGAGCCCCGTGCCCCAGAAGATTCCAAGGGTGGCCTGCCTTTGCCCATACTGCCGCCGACCCGTTAGCCCAGTTGTGGGGCTAGGAGGCGTCAGAAGGCTGGGGACCACCCCCCGAGACACTCTGAAGGCCAGCACAGACCGGAGGACACAGCTCTGGGCCCCTGGGGTGGAGCCCACATGCCAGCGGAGGGACCTCACTGAGCCCCAGGTCCTCTGCAGAACAGTCACTCCCAAGCCTGAGCGTGGGCAGCAAGGCCCAGGAGCACTCGGCCTTACTGTGCAgcaacccccccgccccctggaCACAGGCCACCAGGGCAGAGGACTCACCCAAGTGGCAGAAGCGGCCGTAGAGCCCCGGGTCACAGAGGCAGGCCCCATAGAGGCGGTGGCACCGGCCACGGTTGGCACAGTGGCACTTCTTGTGACATTGCTTGCCGTAGAAGCCCTTGGGGCAGCCTGTGGGATGCGGGGTCCCTTGAGTGCCCACCTGGACACGTCCCCACACCCGTGGAGGTGCTCCAAGGGTCCCCTGTGCCCAGCATAGGAGCTAGGAGGGGCCCAGGCCAccagggcagggccagagggCTTTGGGGCCACCAGCAGCCTGAGGACTCTGTATCCCAGACAGGGAGGGGCCCGGGGGCAGGCAAGGGCACCATGACGACAGGGCAGACACAAGATGAGCCAGGGATATGGCCATCTGCCCCGGCTGGCCTGTCTCCCCAGCGTCTGTGGTCTGGAGAATGGCCGGGGCACGAAGCCAAGCACATTCTTCAGCATACGCGTGGGAGCTGCACAAAGACCTCACCCTGGTCTCCTGTGTCTGACCCCCGTCTACCACATGCCGACTTCCATCCCTCGGTGGTCACCTagccccacctctggctttcAGAGAACGAAGGGCACACAGCCCCAGCCAGCCAGCATCCCAGGACCAAGCTCAGGGGGCCCCAGGGC
It encodes:
- the MEGF6 gene encoding multiple epidermal growth factor-like domains protein 6 isoform X6, giving the protein MPVLPEARAAGRAVALALALVLLLPAGPAGALLRLQPGLPHVCAEQELTLVGRRQPCVQAFSRTVPVWKPGCGRQAWCVGHERRTIYYTGYRQVYAVEAQTVFRCCPGWSQQPGDQGCLSPQCSAGLCFNGGHCVPGSAQLCYCPPGFQGPRCQYDVDECASGNGGCEDQCYNTVGGFYCHCPPGRQLQGDGRTCQDVDECQLHNGGCQHRCVNTPGSYLCECKPGFRLHADGRTCLAIQSCAVGNGGCQHQCVQLTATQLRCQCRPEFQLQEDGKRCVRRNPCADRNGGCMHTCQVRRGLAHCECHTGFLLAADRRSCEDVDECATGQAQCAHGCLNTRGSFTCLCHAGYELGADGRQCYRIEMEIVNSCEANNGGCSHGCSHTSAGPLCTCPHGYELDEDQKTCIDVDDCAASPCCQQACTNSPGGYECGCYAGYRLSTDGCGCEDVDECASGRGGCEHHCTNLAGSFQCSCEAGFRLDEDRRGCAPLEIPEVDLDGQLPFVRPLPHIAVLQDELPHLFQDDYVGVQEEDEAAAEARAEHTLMEKFVCLDASFGQDCSLTCDDCRNGGTCLPGLDGCDCPEGWTGLICNETCPPDTFGKNCSLSCGCQNGGTCDPATGTCRCPPGVGGARCEDGCPKGFYGKQCHKKCHCANRGRCHRLYGACLCDPGLYGRFCHLACPPWVFGPGCSEECQCEQRNTLACDRRDGSCSCKAGFRGERCQDECVPGFFGPGCLQACSCPQGIACDPVSGQCGKPCPAGYQGKDCDQECAGGTFGVNCSGSCFCGGAPCDRVTGQCLCPPGRTGDDCGADCPEGRWGLGCQEICPACDHGAACEPGTGACLCPPGYTGSRCQDSCPAGWFGPGCQLRCPCANDGHCHPATGHCSCAPGWTGLSCQRACDDGHWGPDCSRRCTCSPGHGSCDAVSGLCVCEAGYTGPRCEQPCPAPTYGHNCSQTCSCFNGGSCDPVHGQCRCGPGWMGPTCLEPCPTGSYGENCQHACLCQHGGTCDPVSGHCTCPEGWAGLACEEECLLGRFGAGCEHSCGCLNGGVCDRPSGHCLCPAGWTGDKCQSPCAEGTFGARCEERCSCRRGANCHHVTGACLCPPGWRGSRCENACPHGWFGKACAQRCLCPPSAPCHHVTGACHCPPGSTGPGCEQGCPPGRFGPGCEQQCGCLHGGSCDAATGACLCPAGFLGADCSLPCPQGRFGPGCAHVCRCGQGAACDPVTGSCTCPPGRTGVHCEHGCPQNRFGVSCERVCSCRNGGLCHAANGSCSCGLGWTGPHCELACPPGYYGASCRLECSCQNNGTCEPTTGACHCGPGFYGQACQHSCPPGFHGAGCQAACECRHGAPCHPVSGQCVCPSGFSGQLCERGCEPGSFGEGCRQRCDCEAGAPCDPITGQCLCPPGRTGAACDLDCTPGFFGPGCALRCSCGAGAACDPASGRCHCVDGYLGPTCQQAASHPASHGPALGLSSRAEKH
- the MEGF6 gene encoding multiple epidermal growth factor-like domains protein 6 isoform X4: MPVLPEARAAGRAVALALALVLLLPAGPAGALLRLQPGLPHVCAEQELTLVGRRQPCVQAFSRTVPVWKPGCGRQAWCVGHERRTIYYTGYRQVYAVEAQTVFRCCPGWSQQPGDQGCLSPQCSAGLCFNGGHCVPGSAQLCYCPPGFQGPRCQYDVDECASGNGGCEDQCYNTVGGFYCHCPPGRQLQGDGRTCQDVDECQLHNGGCQHRCVNTPGSYLCECKPGFRLHADGRTCLAIQSCAVGNGGCQHQCVQLTATQLRCQCRPEFQLQEDGKRCVRRNPCADRNGGCMHTCQVRRGLAHCECHTGFLLAADRRSCEDVDECATGQAQCAHGCLNTRGSFTCLCHAGYELGADGRQCYRIEMEIVNSCEANNGGCSHGCSHTSAGPLCTCPHGYELDEDQKTCIDVDDCAASPCCQQACTNSPGGYECGCYAGYRLSTDGCGCEDVDECASGRGGCEHHCTNLAGSFQCSCEAGFRLDEDRRGCAPLEIPEVDLDGQLPFVRPLPHIAVLQDELPHLFQDDYVGVQEEDEAAAEARAEHTLMEKFVCLDASFGQDCSLTCDDCRNGGTCLPGLDGCDCPEGWTGLICNETCPPDTFGKNCSLSCGCQNGGTCDPATGTCRCPPGVGGARCEDGCPKGFYGKQCHKKCHCANRGRCHRLYGACLCDPGLYGRFCHLACPPWVFGPGCSEECQCEQRNTLACDRRDGSCSCKAGFRGERCQDECVPGFFGPGCLQACSCPQGIACDPVSGQCGKPCPAGYQGKDCDQECAGGTFGVNCSGSCFCGGAPCDRVTGQCLCPPGRTGDDCGADCPEGRWGLGCQEICPACDHGAACEPGTGACLCPPGYTGSRCQDSCPAGWFGPGCQLRCPCANDGHCHPATGHCSCAPGWTGLSCQRACDDGHWGPDCSRRCTCSPGHGSCDAVSGLCVCEAGYTGPRCEQRCPQGHFGPGCGRQCQCEHGAACDHVSGACTCPAGWRGAFCERACPAGFFGLDCRGVCDCAAGAPCDSVSGSCLCPAGRRGPRCSQACPAPTYGHNCSQTCSCFNGGSCDPVHGQCRCGPGWMGPTCLEPCPTGSYGENCQHACLCQHGGTCDPVSGHCTCPEGWAGLACEEECLLGRFGAGCEHSCGCLNGGVCDRPSGHCLCPAGWTGDKCQSPCAEGTFGARCEERCSCRRGANCHHVTGACLCPPGWRGSRCENGCPPGRFGPGCEQQCGCLHGGSCDAATGACLCPAGFLGADCSLPCPQGRFGPGCAHVCRCGQGAACDPVTGSCTCPPGRTGVHCEHGCPQNRFGVSCERVCSCRNGGLCHAANGSCSCGLGWTGPHCELACPPGYYGASCRLECSCQNNGTCEPTTGACHCGPGFYGQACQHSCPPGFHGAGCQAACECRHGAPCHPVSGQCVCPSGFSGQLCERGCEPGSFGEGCRQRCDCEAGAPCDPITGQCLCPPGRTGAACDLDCTPGFFGPGCALRCSCGAGAACDPASGRCHCVDGYLGPTCQQAASHPASHGPALGLSSRAEKH